The genomic window AGGCCAGCAGGGCAGCTACAACGCCCCGCAGGGCGGCGCTGCTGACGACCCGTGGGCCACTGGCGGCTCGACGTCCTTCGGCGACGAGCCCCCGTTCTGATCCTCCGGTCCGACGTCGTCGGCCGGCACACCCACGGCAGGACCCGTTCCCACAGCGCAGCACCCGGCGCGAGCCGGTGCGCGGCGCACCCCCACCAATCTCGTATGAGCGTCCGGGGCGCTCGAAGCAAGGAGTACCACCATGGCGAAGCCTCAGCTTCGTAAGCCGAAGAAGAAGGTCGGCCCGGTCAAGGCCATCAAGGTCGGCACCATCGACTACAAGGACACCGCCACGCTGCGGAAGTTCATCTCCGACCGCGGCAAGATCCGCGCCCGCCGCGTCACCGGCGTCTCCGTCCAGGAGCAGCGCAAGATCGCCAAGGCCGTGAAGAACGCCCGCGAGATGGCTCTGCTGCCCTACTCGAGCTCTGCTCGCTGATCGGAGGCCCGAGACATGACCACCAAGCTCATCCTCACGCACGACGTCTCCAACCTCGGCACCACCGGCGAGGTCATCGAGGTCAAGGACGGCTATGCCCGTAACTACCTCGTGCCCCGCGGCCTGGCCACCCCGTGGACCAAGGGCGCCCAGAAGCAGATCGACCAGATGGCCGAGGCTCGTCGCAAGCGCTCCATCGCCTCCCTCGAGCAGGCCCAGACGGGTCGCGCCTGGCTGCAGGAGAACGTCGTCACGGTCACCGCGACCGCCGGCGCCAACGGCCGGCTCTTCGGCGCCGTCACCACCGCGGACCTCGCCGAGGCCGTCAAGGCCGCCGGCGGCCCCGCTATCGACCGCCGCAAGATCGAGGTCGTCCCCCCGATCAAGTCGACCGGCCGCCACAGCGCCTCCGTGCGTCTGCACGAGGACGTCGTCGCGCCCCTCGAGGTCAACGTCGTCGCCGCTCGCTGACGAGCTCAGCGTCTGACGCCTTCGGGCGTCAGCTGACGCCGGAGCCCCGGTCCCCGTCATGGGGGCCGGGGCTCCGGCGTGCCCGCGCGGGAGCGCTGTCCCGGGCCGGACCCTCGGTTGCGCGTGCTCGGCCGCTGCGCCGAGCTCGTACCTTGCGCTCCGAGACCAACACCCTTGCTGGTGGTCTCGGAGCGCAAGGTACGAGCTCGACGGGGCCGGGGTCCCTGGCGCCTGGGCGGTGACTGGTCCGACCGCCGCGGCCGGGGTGCCGGCTCAGTGGCGCCAGGCGTCGCTGCGGGCGCGCAGGCCGGTCGTGAGGCAGCGCGCCCCCATGAACACCCACGCGAAGGCGCCCCACAGCCACAGCAGCCCGTGCGGCCCGTCGACCGGCCAGCCGTGCCCGACGGCCACCGCGAGCGGCACGTAGGGCACGAGGTTCGCCAGACCGGCCCAGGCGAGGTAGCGGCCGTCGCCCGCCCCCATGAGCACGCCGTCGAAGAGGTAGACCGCGCCCGCCAGCGGCATGGCCGTGGCCACGACGACGAGGGCCGGCGTCGCGAGCGAGGTCACCGCCGGGTCGGAGGAGAAGACCCGCGGCAGCCACGGGCTGAGGACGGCGAGGAGGACCCCGATCGCCGCCCCGGTGCCGACGCCCCAGGTGAGGCAGCGGCGCAGGACGACGTCGATGGGCAGGGGCGCCTCGACGGAGCCGGGTGTCGTCGGAGCGCGGGGGACGTCGGTCGTCCCGACGGTGGTCGCAGTGGCCCCGGTGGCCCCGGTGCCCTCGCCACCGGACCGCGCGACCGCGCCTGGCCCCGCGGCGTCGTCGGCGGCGTGAGCGTTGTCGGCCGCGTGGGCGGCGTCGGCCTGACCGAGCGCCGTCCCGATGAGCGCCTGCGCCGCGATCGCCAGGGCGTCCAGCGCGAAGGCCGCGAAGCTCCACAGGGAGTTGACCACCTGGTGCGCGGCGAGCGGCACCGCGCCGAGCGCCGTCGCCGCCCACACGGTCGTGAGGATCGCGACGCGCAGCGAGAGCGTACGGACCAGTAACGGGGTGCCCGCCCCCAGCGAGGCTGACAGCCCGTCGCGGTGCGGCGCGAGGCCGACGCCCTCGGCGCGGGCCGCGCGGACCACGGGCGCCGTGAGGGCCACCGCCATGGCGGTCTGGGTGATCGCCGTGCCCAGGCCGGACCCGGCGACCCCCATCCCGACGCCGTAGAGCAGGACCGCGTTGACGACGACGTTGAGGAGCGCGCCGCCCGTCGCGACGACGAAGGGCGTGCGGGTGTCGAGCAGCCCCCGCAGCGTCCCGGTGGTCGCGTAGACGATGAGCATCCCCGGCAGTCCCGGCGCGGAGGCCCGCAGGTAGGCGACGGACGCGGAGGCGACGTCGCCGCGCGCGCCGAGGACGTGGACGAGCCAGGGCGCCAGGACGAGGAGGAGGCACCCGGCGACGAGGCCGATGAGCGCGGCGAGCCAGGCGCCGTCGACGCCGGCCCTCAGGCCCCCACGG from Actinomyces radicidentis includes these protein-coding regions:
- the rpsR gene encoding 30S ribosomal protein S18, whose product is MAKPQLRKPKKKVGPVKAIKVGTIDYKDTATLRKFISDRGKIRARRVTGVSVQEQRKIAKAVKNAREMALLPYSSSAR
- the rplI gene encoding 50S ribosomal protein L9: MTTKLILTHDVSNLGTTGEVIEVKDGYARNYLVPRGLATPWTKGAQKQIDQMAEARRKRSIASLEQAQTGRAWLQENVVTVTATAGANGRLFGAVTTADLAEAVKAAGGPAIDRRKIEVVPPIKSTGRHSASVRLHEDVVAPLEVNVVAAR
- a CDS encoding MATE family efflux transporter, giving the protein MPETSPRRHPRRRPARPRPSAPRCPGAPADLDRRILSLALPALGALVAEPLFVLIDSAMVGHLGAVSLAGLSLASTVLTTAVGLFVFLAYATTASTARLFGAGDRRGGLRAGVDGAWLAALIGLVAGCLLLVLAPWLVHVLGARGDVASASVAYLRASAPGLPGMLIVYATTGTLRGLLDTRTPFVVATGGALLNVVVNAVLLYGVGMGVAGSGLGTAITQTAMAVALTAPVVRAARAEGVGLAPHRDGLSASLGAGTPLLVRTLSLRVAILTTVWAATALGAVPLAAHQVVNSLWSFAAFALDALAIAAQALIGTALGQADAAHAADNAHAADDAAGPGAVARSGGEGTGATGATATTVGTTDVPRAPTTPGSVEAPLPIDVVLRRCLTWGVGTGAAIGVLLAVLSPWLPRVFSSDPAVTSLATPALVVVATAMPLAGAVYLFDGVLMGAGDGRYLAWAGLANLVPYVPLAVAVGHGWPVDGPHGLLWLWGAFAWVFMGARCLTTGLRARSDAWRH